The bacterium genome has a window encoding:
- a CDS encoding SDR family oxidoreductase: MRTLVTGGAGFIGSHVVETLLENKCHVTVIDNFSTGNPENLSHLKKNPNLLIATADISNYEQIKPYFKDIDWVFHLAALADIVPSINFPLKYFNSNVLGTVNVLEASRLAGVKRFIYAASSSCYGIPKEFPTSENADIQPQYPYAFTKYSGEQAVFHWGRVYDLPVVSLRLFNAYGLRSRTTGTYGAVFGVFLAQKLNSKPFTVVGDGNQTRDFIFVTDVANAFFMAANSDCRQEAINVGSGGTYSITRLVELLEGEVTYIPKRPGEPDCTFADINKIKRLLGWKPEVTFEKGVEIILNNIGNWRNAPVWTAEKIETATKDWFKYLEK, translated from the coding sequence ATGAGAACATTAGTTACGGGAGGAGCGGGTTTTATAGGAAGCCATGTTGTAGAGACTCTTTTGGAAAATAAGTGTCATGTAACTGTTATTGATAATTTTTCAACAGGGAATCCGGAAAATTTAAGCCACCTTAAAAAAAATCCTAATCTGTTAATAGCAACGGCAGATATAAGCAATTATGAACAAATAAAACCGTATTTTAAAGATATAGATTGGGTTTTCCATCTTGCTGCCCTGGCTGATATTGTTCCATCAATAAATTTCCCATTGAAATATTTTAATTCTAATGTGTTGGGGACAGTAAATGTATTGGAAGCATCCAGGTTAGCTGGTGTTAAGAGGTTTATTTATGCAGCTTCTTCATCTTGTTATGGAATTCCAAAGGAATTTCCCACTTCTGAAAATGCCGATATACAACCGCAATATCCGTATGCCTTCACGAAATATTCAGGCGAACAAGCTGTATTTCATTGGGGCAGGGTTTACGATCTTCCGGTAGTGTCTCTCAGGCTCTTTAATGCTTATGGGCTGCGTTCAAGAACTACAGGCACTTATGGGGCCGTGTTCGGGGTGTTCTTAGCCCAGAAGTTAAATAGTAAGCCTTTTACTGTTGTGGGAGATGGCAATCAAACGCGGGATTTTATTTTTGTTACCGATGTAGCTAATGCATTTTTTATGGCGGCAAATTCTGATTGCCGCCAAGAAGCGATTAACGTCGGTTCAGGAGGAACCTACAGTATTACCAGGCTGGTTGAACTTTTAGAGGGAGAAGTAACATATATTCCCAAAAGGCCGGGTGAGCCGGATTGTACATTTGCAGATATTAATAAGATAAAAAGACTACTTGGCTGGAAACCCGAGGTTACATTTGAAAAAGGTGTAGAAATAATCCTTAACAATATTGGCAACTGGAGAAATGCTCCTGTATGGACAGCCGAGAAAATAGAAACAGCTACCAAAGACTGGTTTAAATATTTAGAAAAATGA
- a CDS encoding cation diffusion facilitator family transporter produces MEVVEQKRYKNIKSILFIILILNWLVALAKILYGIYTQCISMTADGFHSLTDGASNIIGLIGITIASKPKDKEHPYGHKKYETLASLSIAALLAVVCFNLIKGSILRFLNPAVPKADIKSFIIITGTMLINFLVMKYEYKKGEDLKSDILISDSLHTKSDIFTSLSVLVTLIAIKLGFPVLDPIATIIISLFIAGAAYEIIKGGSDILCDTAPIDEKKIKNIVLNITGVKTCHKIRTRGRPDDIHLDLHVQINPDTQMDKAHEISNSIESTIKTNIKEITDVVVHMEPVEKYK; encoded by the coding sequence ATGGAGGTTGTTGAACAAAAACGCTACAAAAATATCAAGTCAATATTGTTTATCATTTTAATTCTAAACTGGCTGGTTGCGTTGGCAAAAATACTTTATGGAATTTATACCCAATGCATAAGCATGACCGCTGACGGATTTCACTCATTGACTGACGGCGCGTCAAACATTATAGGGCTTATAGGAATCACCATTGCATCCAAACCAAAGGACAAAGAACATCCGTACGGCCATAAAAAATATGAAACACTCGCTTCTTTAAGCATTGCCGCATTATTGGCAGTTGTCTGTTTTAACCTGATAAAAGGGAGTATACTGCGTTTTCTGAATCCGGCTGTTCCTAAGGCGGATATAAAAAGTTTTATTATAATAACCGGCACGATGCTAATCAATTTTTTAGTCATGAAATATGAATATAAAAAAGGTGAAGATTTGAAAAGTGATATACTTATTTCAGATTCACTGCACACAAAATCAGACATATTTACATCATTATCCGTGCTTGTTACGTTAATTGCAATAAAATTGGGTTTTCCGGTTCTGGACCCTATTGCAACAATTATCATCTCATTATTTATCGCGGGCGCGGCTTATGAAATAATAAAAGGCGGTTCGGACATATTATGCGATACCGCACCGATCGACGAGAAAAAAATAAAAAATATTGTTTTAAACATTACAGGGGTAAAAACATGCCATAAGATAAGAACACGCGGCAGGCCTGACGATATACACCTGGACCTGCACGTCCAGATAAACCCGGATACACAGATGGATAAAGCGCATGAAATAAGCAATTCTATTGAATCAACAATCAAAACCAATATAAAAGAAATAACAGATGTGGTTGTCCATATGGAACCGGTAGAAAAATATAAGTGA
- the rfbF gene encoding glucose-1-phosphate cytidylyltransferase, producing MKVVILAGGRGTRLSEETGMVPKPMIEIGGKPILWHIMKIYSHYGYNEFIICLGYKGYMIKEYFSHYFSHMSDITIDLVNNKTIIHNTLSEPWKITLVNTGFDTFTGGRLKRIQSYIKNESFMMTYGDGVGNVNIKELVKNHKKSKKYVTLTAVKASERFGILDIKKDKSNILNSFNEKPEITDNWINAGFFVLEPEIFGYIKGDYTWWEKEPLESLAKNSQVVAYKHSGFWKPMDTLRDKNELEQLWQSNKALWKLWE from the coding sequence ATGAAAGTGGTGATTCTTGCAGGTGGAAGAGGAACAAGACTTAGTGAAGAGACCGGCATGGTTCCCAAACCAATGATTGAAATCGGCGGGAAACCAATACTATGGCATATCATGAAAATATATTCACATTATGGTTATAATGAATTCATTATCTGCCTGGGATATAAGGGTTATATGATTAAAGAATATTTTTCTCATTATTTTTCACATATGAGTGATATAACAATTGATTTGGTTAATAATAAAACAATAATTCATAACACCTTGTCTGAACCATGGAAAATAACCCTGGTAAATACCGGATTTGATACATTTACAGGCGGCAGGTTAAAAAGGATTCAAAGTTATATAAAAAATGAAAGCTTTATGATGACTTACGGAGATGGTGTGGGAAATGTAAATATTAAAGAATTAGTTAAAAATCATAAAAAAAGTAAAAAATACGTCACCCTGACTGCGGTCAAAGCCTCAGAACGGTTTGGGATTTTGGATATTAAAAAGGATAAAAGTAATATTTTAAATTCGTTTAATGAAAAACCAGAGATAACTGATAATTGGATAAATGCCGGCTTTTTTGTGCTGGAACCGGAAATATTCGGTTATATAAAAGGTGACTATACATGGTGGGAGAAAGAACCATTGGAGAGCCTTGCAAAAAATAGCCAGGTAGTTGCCTATAAGCATTCAGGTTTTTGGAAACCCATGGATACACTGAGGGATAAAAACGAATTAGAACAGCTATGGCAGTCAAATAAAGCCTTATGGAAGCTTTGGGAATAA
- a CDS encoding SemiSWEET transporter — MQKYPLFIDILGGFAGFLTTIAFLPQVIKVIKTKSTHDLSLVMFIMFCIGVILWLIFGIYLQSMPVIIANFFTLGFSLIILWYKIKYR, encoded by the coding sequence ATGCAAAAATACCCGCTTTTTATTGATATTCTCGGAGGATTTGCCGGTTTTCTTACAACAATAGCCTTTTTGCCGCAAGTCATAAAGGTTATAAAGACTAAGTCAACCCATGACCTTTCCCTTGTAATGTTCATTATGTTTTGCATAGGCGTCATATTATGGTTAATTTTTGGAATTTATTTGCAATCCATGCCGGTAATAATTGCCAATTTTTTCACACTGGGATTTTCATTGATTATTTTATGGTATAAAATTAAATATAGGTAA
- a CDS encoding GDP-mannose 4,6-dehydratase, giving the protein MNNFWKNKRILVTGYEGFLGSNLTKWLLNNKARIIGIDIDVRRDKTILTENDYDKITVIKGNISDFDFLKEIISKYKIEIIFHLAAEAIVERALKDPLKTFSSNIEGTWNILEACRQYGKVGTIIIASSDKAYGSHKKLPYKEDAPLIGNHPYDVSKSCADLIAYAYYHTYNLPVAVTRCGNIYGPGDFNFSRIIPDAIRCLITGETLLIRSDGRFTRDYVYVDDIVNGYVMLAEKMKKKKLQGEVFNFSDENPLAVIKLLEIISALTKQKLNYRVLNKAKYEIKDQFLDSSKARRLLGWKPKYTLKEGFKETIEWYKRYFS; this is encoded by the coding sequence ATGAACAACTTTTGGAAAAACAAGAGGATTTTGGTTACCGGTTATGAAGGATTTTTAGGGTCAAACCTCACTAAATGGTTATTGAATAATAAAGCCAGGATTATTGGAATTGACATAGATGTTAGACGGGATAAAACAATTCTTACAGAAAATGACTATGACAAAATAACTGTAATAAAAGGTAATATTTCCGATTTTGATTTTTTAAAGGAAATTATTTCGAAATATAAAATTGAAATTATTTTTCATCTCGCGGCGGAGGCAATTGTTGAAAGGGCATTAAAAGATCCTTTAAAAACATTTTCTTCAAATATTGAAGGTACCTGGAATATTTTAGAAGCATGCAGGCAGTATGGAAAAGTCGGGACAATTATTATTGCATCAAGCGACAAAGCATATGGCAGCCACAAAAAGCTTCCCTATAAGGAGGATGCTCCTTTAATCGGTAATCATCCTTACGATGTATCCAAAAGCTGTGCAGATTTAATTGCTTACGCTTATTATCACACTTATAATTTACCTGTTGCGGTCACACGCTGTGGCAATATATACGGCCCGGGTGATTTTAATTTTTCAAGAATAATTCCGGATGCAATAAGATGTTTAATTACAGGTGAAACTTTATTGATTAGAAGCGATGGCAGATTTACCAGAGATTATGTTTATGTGGATGATATTGTAAACGGATATGTTATGCTTGCGGAAAAAATGAAGAAAAAGAAATTGCAGGGAGAAGTTTTTAACTTCAGCGATGAAAATCCTCTGGCAGTAATAAAGCTTTTAGAGATAATATCAGCATTAACAAAACAGAAATTAAATTATAGGGTTTTAAACAAAGCAAAATATGAGATAAAAGACCAATTTTTAGATTCTTCAAAAGCCAGAAGACTTCTGGGATGGAAACCAAAATACACATTGAAGGAAGGATTTAAAGAAACAATTGAATGGTATAAAAGATATTTCAGCTGA